Proteins encoded together in one Lathyrus oleraceus cultivar Zhongwan6 chromosome 5, CAAS_Psat_ZW6_1.0, whole genome shotgun sequence window:
- the LOC127084622 gene encoding uncharacterized protein LOC127084622, which produces MFPRRLKDPKTGFHMLSSMRAKKYMNKIGVESEDYNFYKQIGKALLCTYTILGALWIYNGNSPMEWWRKKSPQLKEKFEQANLYPSDVESVKEFFAKGKMIGATLKGLIESDKDECGCEEIQRKKVDEEAQRMWLKMKNEVVAELREKGIDVE; this is translated from the exons ATGTTTCCCAGGCGTTTAAAGGACCCCAAAACAG GTTTTCATATGCTGAGCTCAATGCGTGCAAAAAAATACATGAATAAAATTGGGGTAGAAAGTGAAGACTACAACTTCTATAAACAAATTGGGAAGGCCTTACTTTGCACCTACACCATACTTGGTGCTTTATGGATTTACAACGGTAATTCACCAATGGAGTGGTGGAGGAAGAAGTCACCACAGCTAAAGGAGAAGTTTGAGCAAGCGAATTTGTACCCTAGTGATGTAGAATCAGTGAAGGAGTTCTTCGCCAAAGGAAAGATGATTGGAGCCACCCTAAAAGGGTTGATTGAAAGTGATAAGGATGAATGTGGATGCGAGGAGATACAAAGAAAGAAGGTTGATGAAGAAGCTCAGAGAATGTGGTTGAAGATGAAGAATGAGGTCGTTGCCGAGCTTCGAGAGAAGGGCATTGATGTGGAGTGA